Proteins from a genomic interval of Lolium perenne isolate Kyuss_39 chromosome 1, Kyuss_2.0, whole genome shotgun sequence:
- the LOC127345666 gene encoding nitrogen regulatory protein P-II homolog yields MDQKCTSTRGGSQALSSEQSPDDNDITSYPRPPQSPTTAFIIMPPATTTASVPMPAWLLNNSASLRRPFPAGRLLPSRGPRPLVQVNSAPRRRPATAARAQSASAPDYLPDSEFYKIEAILRPWRVSHVSSGLLQMGIRGVTVSDVRGFGAQGGSTERYEGSEFSEDTFIAKVKMEIVVCKEQVEPVIDKIIEKARTGEIGDGKIFLIPVSDVVRIRTGERGEHAERMTGGLSDRLSPVITIS; encoded by the exons ATGGACCAAAAGTGCACAAGCACAAGGGGCGGTAGTCAAGCACTGAGCAGTGAACAGTCACCAGACGACAACGACATCACCAGCTATCCCCGGCCGCCGCAATCGCCAACAACTGCGTTCATCATCATGCCGCCGGCAACCACCACCGCCTCAGTCCCTATGCCCGCCTGGCTCCTCAACAATTCGGCATCCCTCCGGCGACCCTTCCCCGCCGGCCGCCTCCTCCCCTCGCGTGGGCCTAGGCCGCTCGTACAGGTCAACTCGGCCCCTCGTCGCCGCCCCGCCACGGCCGCGCGAGCCCAGAGCGCTTCCGCCCCAG ATTACCTGCCAGACTCGGAGTTCTACAAGATCGAGGCCATTCTTAG GCCATGGAGGGTGTCGCATGTGTCGTCG GGTTTGCTGCAAATGGGGATCAGAGGTGTCACCGTGTCCGACGTGCGGGGTTTTGGGGCGCAAGGCGGGTCTACGGAGCGGTATGAAG GGTCAGAATTTTCAGAAGATACATTTATTGCTAAAGTCAAAATGGAAATAGTCGTGTGCAAGGAGCAG GTTGAACCAGTAATTGATAAAATAATTGAAAAGGCAAGAACTGGAGAAATTGGCGATGGGAAGATATTCT TGATACCTGTCTCAGACGTTGTGAGGATACGCACCGGCGAGCGCGGAGAGCATGCCGAGAGGATGACCGGTGGTCTGTCGGACAGGCTGTCCCCGGTGATAACGATATCATGA